From Pan troglodytes isolate AG18354 chromosome 1, NHGRI_mPanTro3-v2.0_pri, whole genome shotgun sequence:
GTGGTAATCACCACTGTGACTGTGGTTTGCTTGTGGGATGGAGAAGTTGGGATCCAAATGGGAGAATTTCTGGGATTTTCCATTCTGGAAGAATGTGACCTTGACCAGAGGCTTGTCCTTCCAGCTGTGGCACCTCAGCACGATGGTTTCTCCCTCCTGGAACTCCAGGTGAGGGGTCTGGAGCACCAGCCATTCTGAAAGACACAAATATGATAAGAAAAAGTTGTAAGGATAGATTCCAAGGGTTTTTCAGTCTCAGAGGTACGTTACTCACAGAACTTGACATGATGTCTGGCAGACAGAAATGAAGATGCTTCATGACAGATGTGAGCATTCTCTTATAGGCAATATATGGTATTATATCTATGGGACTTCTAAAAGCAGAAGTTTTCAGAGGTTTCAAAGATGCAGAGCagatatttaaaacaattctgaGGAATTTAAAATACTATGTTTGAGTAGAGAAATGAGCGCATTTCAGTAACTGTAGAGGCTACTCGACAGGGCCTGAAGCCGTCAGTTTTTGTGGTCTGGAGATTACTAATTTAATGGTAAATTTTGTACAAGCTTTGGGAAGTGAGGGTGGGCAGCCACGAACTGTATTAGCAAAGAAGTAGAGCCTTCTTCCCCCCTTTTTTCCACATGCTGttgctggttaaaaaaaaaaaagatagagccTTAATCATCCCTCATCCaccctgtcttagtctgttctggctgctataacaaaatgctataaactgggtggtttataaacaacagaaatttatttctccctgttctgggggctggaaagtccaagatcaaggtgcttaCAGCTTCTTTGATAAGAGCCTACTTCTTGGTTCACAGAACTGAGgcttcttactgtgtcctcacatggcggaAGAGGCCTTTGAGCTCCCTCGgccctcttttataagggctctgccctcatgacctaatcacctaccCAAAGacctcacctcctaataccatcaccctgGGGGTTGCTATTTGATTAATTCAtatcatatgaattttgggggcacggaaacattcagaccatactATACCCTGCATAAAATCTTCCATccacataagaaataaaaaggtatgACTTGAATTCACACAGGTGAATTCAGTATTCATTTGTGACTCTGAATAAAAGGGGCattcaagaaaaattttaaacttaaaatcactttttcctttttgcctacAAACATCCTCACTCCCAACAATTCCTTCCCTTCACTGATGGCAGAGTAATCAGATTCCAAAATTCAGCTACCTCGGAGGACAAATCTATTAACAAAGTTTCAATAGActtaataaagatgaaaatcaaATTGCTGTATCAtaggaataaatataatttattcgatcttatttaaataaaaattcatttaaaaaaacagttttctttttcttttttttttttgagatggagtttcgctcttattgcccaggctggagtggaatggcgcgatctcggctcactgcaaactccacctcccaagttcaagcaatcctccgccctcagcctcctgagtagctggattacaggcatgcgccatcacgcccggctaattttgtatttttagtagagatggggtttttccatgttggccaggctggtctcgaactcccgacctcaagtgatccatccacctcgtcctcccaaagtgctgggattacaggcatgagccactgtgcctggccaaaaaaaaaaagtattgtttatATGAAAGGCCAGGTACCATTACTGAGATGGCATAAAACAGAAACTAAAGTCAGGATTGGGATTTTGGCTGTGCCATTAACTGCTGAGCTCTTGGGTctaatcagttgcatttctttgTACAATGGATAGGTGGGACTAGGTAGCTTCTCTCTAACAACGCTAtagatctcaatttttttttttttttttttttttgagacagagtttcactcttgttacccaggctggagtgcagtggtgtgatcttggctcaccgcaacctccacctcccaggttcaagcaattctcctgcctcagtctcccgagtagctgggattacgggcatgcgccaccatgcccagctaattttgtatttttagtagaaacagagtttctccatgttggtcaggctggtctcgaaatcccaacctcaggtgatcctcctgcctcagcctcccaaagtgctgggattacaggcatgagccaccacacccagccctcaatttttattatctatatttttacattttcataagaAGAGTCAGAATTACTATCGGCTGTCTCTGGGAAGCCAATACAGAGAGGAGCTATGATGTCATTAGGCAGCTTTTGAGGTCaactcaatatttatttattccccTTCAGTAAAGCACCATCAACAGAAAGCGACTCCACAGCCAGGATCTCTCTGGTACAGCAGCAGCCTTAAAGGACCACAAAAACAAATCACCCTCTCAGTGTTGAACAGGAGAATCTAAAACACTGAATGTTTACCTGTGACCATCTCCAGGGTTTATGCACCAAGAGTGCAGCTCAAGTAAACAACAATAGAAATGTGCTTATATTTTCAGACATTGGAAGCAGGTAGAAACAGTAtctaagccaggcgtggtggctcacgcctataatcccaatactttgagagcctgaggagggaagatcacttgaggccaggagctgaagaccagcctgggcaacatactgagaccctgtctctataaaaataaataaaaacaagtcacttggcatggtggtgtgtgcctggagtcccagctacttgggggggaaaaaaaaaaagaaatactatctAGAAGCATTTTCTCTACAGACTCTATTAAACTGAACACTGTCAGATGTTTACATAAACCTAAATCAGATCACGTGACTCCTTTAAGTAAAGCCATCTCAACTCACTCAGGAATAAAAGTCAAAATAGTTGCAACCGCCTATCAGCCTTTGCCTGATCTACCCTTCACCCTCCCCTCACCTCTGACCTCATCTTCCAGACTGAATTCTGTACTCCCACCTCCACACACCTGTCTGTCAGCCTCCTGCCTTAGAGCCTTTAGAGGTCTATTTCCCCCAACCTCTCTGCTTTACCACATTGCCACAGGAGGAGGGTAGTTTTTTAAAGTAAGGgatttccttctgcttctcccACACTCAGCTGTTTGTGGCCTCGTAACCCCCTTGCTCAATCAAGACTGAGGCAAAAACAACCTAACACATGCtgagaaaattattagaaattcccccttcccccaccacgcATGCTAAGCAAAGGGGGTGGGTGAAATGGGGAATGAATGAGCAACTCACAACAGTGCTTCCCAGTAAGCAGTCCATGCCCACTCTTTCCTGCAAACCTCTGTCTGTAAACAGATTTCATCCGTCCTGGCCCTCCCAGGTCCACCCTGGGGCCTTCCTCCACTGACCGGAAAGCACAGTCAGATGCACAGGGTCGCTGAGGCTGGTCTGGCCAGTCTGGCACGTGTACTCCCCGCTGTCATTGTTGTTGGCCTTGAACCTGTAGCTGGGCTGCGTGTGGGTGGGGATGAGATTCCCATTGTGGAACCACTGAATGGAGTCGCTCTCAGGGCTGCGAGCCCCCCGGCATGTCAGAGTCACAGAGTCCTCCTGGAGCACGTTGATCCACGGGGGCTCAAGTTTCAGCACAGCCTTTGGGGGAGCTGCTGAGGGGCAGAGTGGAAAGGGGTGTGGAATAAATAACCCTGAAGGGACTGTGGATGCCAAAGGAGCTCCCAAGGAAGGTCAGGCACCCAAGAGTCCTATTGTAGATGTAGTTCAAGATCTGTACTTGCAGCAGCCTCATTCCCTTGGGTCTTCAGTGGAGCTAAGAAGCAAATCCCAGACCCCACTAAAATGGGGGAACTGCCCATGCTGAACCCAAGCTTGATTTTCAGTGGAATAGACATACCCCCCCGCCGCCCCAGCAAACACAGCATCATATTATGAGGATACAACACTGTCAATACAAGGAAGCAAAGGGCATACTCACCAGCTTGACTGTCTGCAGAAGCTGTAAAAGAGAAGAGAGTGGATCAACGTCGAGCAGGAGAACACGGCTTCAAATTTAGCTGCGTATGTGAAATGCTGGGGAGGTGAGCTTGGGCTCTTCCTTCTCCAGGACCCATCTCAAGATCCTGTTTCCAGTTGATCTTTTATAAAAGTATTCACTTCATATGTCCCCTTTATCTCATTTCCTGTTCCTCCTCATGACTACAAAGTACACATGAATGTTTGGTGCAGAATGGACTTTCCAGGGACTACGAAACTACCTCTGAGTTCTGACCTTAGGAACCATTGGAACACTTAAGAATTAAGGGTCCTCTCTCCTCTTTCAATCTATCCCCTGCTTCCAGGGCCCAGGCCTGCTCCTTACCACACTGGTACCTGGAGTCCAGGCAGTAGGAGTGTCTGAAATTGCCCTATTTCAGAATGACCCTCACTCACCCAGCAGCAGCAAAACTGTCAATGGTTGAAGCAGCCACAGGTTTCTGGGACATACATTCTGAGACATTTGGGTCTCCATAGTCATCCCAGCACTGTGCCAACGTCCAGTGGGGTTTAAGAGACAAGcttagaaaagaggaaggaaatggtTTCATCTTCTTGTGCAGCTGTCGTCAGTCCTCAATTCTGTTTCTGCTAACCAATCAGGAACAATTCCAGTTAGGAGTTGAGTCTGCTTTATAGATAAGTCTATTACACACCAGCTTGTGTCCTTGTGAAAACCCCGGGGAGGGGTTACTGTTCTGCTGGCCGGTATACCCCTCCTTAGagtattctttttctgtttaagaTAATTCCtggtcggccgggcgcggtggctcacgcctgtaatctcagcactttgggaggccaaggcgggtggatcacgaggtcaggaaatcgagaccatcctggctaacacggtgaaaccccgtctctactaataatacaaaaaaaaatttagccgggtgcggtagcaggtagtcccagctactcgggaggctgaggcaggagaatggcgtgaacccgggaggcagagcttgcagtgagcccagatagcgccactgtactccagcctgggcgaaagagcgagactccgtctcaaaaaaaaaaaaaaaaaaagataattcctGGTCAAAATCTTATCCAAAGGCATTAGAGCAGTTTGCTTCCAACAGGAGCCAAAAATGACCAGCAATGCAGCCTGacggagaagaggagagaagagcctGGGAAGAAGAtaatgtccagctattttttatacCCATAGGACAGAAACTTAAAGTAGAAAATTACCTTGTTTTTcacaatattttctcctactgaaattttcttttcttgaaatggGAACCTTTTCTCCCACTGAAACTGCTAGTAGTTTTCCCTCTATGTTTTCCATTACAGAAATTGTAAGGAACTACCCATGCGGAGCAGTTGATTTgcacacatatttatatctttcaaaaatggaaCACAAATAATGGGGTTATAAATTGGCAAACATTTTTGAAGGGGATTTAGGCACTATCTATTAAACATTTGAAATTTGTAAGCCTTATCACCTaaaaattccatttcaaaaaatacatCCAATAGAAACACTtaggtgtgaaaaaaaaaatcaacaagaatATTCATTGCAGTATTGTAGCGTATAAGGAAAAAAGTCAAGATTAGAAGATAATAGAGacagttcaagaccatcctgggcaacagagtgaaatctcatttctataaaattaattaaaaagtaaataaaatgggggattttattaaataaaaaaattattatttttataaatttaataaaataaaatagtaactgCCTTATAGAGTTGTTTTGAAGGTTAAATAATGTCAGGTAAATTAATTgtataaagtacttagaataataacaaaaatatcagaaaatgttaaataatttaattactaTCTTTATGCTACTCTTTTATGGATGGGCCTGTGAGAAGATAGTGACACCCCTGTATTTAGTGGGTGGTATTTTACCTGAAAAGGGTGCTCATTCCCAGTGCCTAAGGAAGAATGTTTCCCAGAGCAGGTGGAGAGCCACTGTTGGTGCAGTGGGAATCTTGCTCGCCATAGTGGTTGCTAGTTATCATGCCCATAGTCTGGACCTCCTGAGAGTCAAGGCATACAGGATGCAGTCCAGGGTGGGAAGTATAGCAACGTATGCTCCATGGAGTGGCAAGTTGGGAGTAAGCTAGTAAAGACCCCCAGGGAGGTGCCAGCAGAGCTAGAGACATATTCTGTGGAGAGTATCTTACAGAGAATGTGACAGGGTATATGGGTCTGAGAGGGGGCTGGTTATGGTAGATTCAGACATTGTGATCATGGCTAGGACTAGAGAGATTCCTAGGGGAATACCCATACACTGAAAATTAAATGCACACTTCATTTCTATACAGGCAAAAGAATGTTATCCTCACATATGCAGGTGGCAAAGGAAGGAGCAACAAATTGTTCTCAGGCCATCTATAGTCTGCTTACCCAAGAGATATACTATACCCCACCCCAGTCCAACTGTAAAATTTCAGGACAATGATTTTGTATCTAAGGTAgcctttaaaaaacacaaatatgtttaaacttttcctaaaactttttttctttttcctttgagaatgagtgctcactatattgcccaggcaggtctcgaactcctggacccaagctatcctctcacctctgcctccttaagagctgggattacaggcatgagtcactgagcCCAGCACTTTTCCTAAAACTTTTCTCAGACTTTATAGCAATATATTCTGCCCAATCACCAAGACCACATCCTGAGTGACTCCTAGGAACTGACTCTGTGGAAGGGACTTAAACCTTCTGGGTAGCCAGATAAAGCTATTCTCATCAAGGAGAAATTTCCTAGAAACCAGCCACAAATATTTGTCAATTCTTCAGACTTTTCACAATACTTTGTATTCCTCATTCCTAAGTAACTATTGTACCCTCTGCAATGGatattatttttttataattttttaaatttatttgtttttcattgtcaTTTAGTAAAATCTCTTGAGAGTCCCAAGTCTTGGAAAATCAAGGGAAGGGATTTTTGTCCACTCTTTGGCCAGAACATTGAAAGAGAATTGGTGTATCCCCCAGAGACCTATTATAGCAGGGTCAGCAGTTATTAAATAAGAAGATTCTAGAGGGAAATTGTGATGTGGGTCTGAATCAAAGCCTCTAGGTCAACCACCCACTCCCCCTGCGCAGCAAATCACGAGGTGCAGTGCTCTGTTTGAGTGTGGAAGTAGGCATCTCCTTTCACCTACCCAATGCTGTAGCACTCACATTCCCAGGACATCTACCTCTGGCTTATGTTCTCAAAAGACAGTTCACCTCTTCATGTTGTTTCGTTCACAAAATCTCCTCTTTGAGATGACTGGGATGTTGGCACCCACACATAATCAATAATGTCAAGCCAGCTCAAGAAGGGCTactcctgcttttttgtttgtagGAGTTCCTTCCTCAGTGGGGTTCTAGTTTGACCCCAAGGGAGAGGGAGTCTACAGTTAGGATTTTATTAAGTTACTTTTCAGATCGAATCCAATTCAGGGAGAAAGACTGGCACTTTGGAGGGATTTACCATTGAAACAGAGCTAAAGAGATGCTGTGGAATAACGAAAAGTAAACACAACCTGTAATCAGTTTAAGTGGAAATAAATGGCAAACTGTGGAAATGTGATACTTTATACACACTCCCTCCTCTGCTCCCAGGGGGTGGCTGTAGGTATTAAAAGAGACAAGGCAAGTAAAAGCTGCAAACTCTCTGCTCATAAgtaagaaataaatgataattttgGGTCACCCCAAAGACAATGTCATTAGAGGATATTGTGTTTGAGGCCTTGAGAAGTGAGGGGAAatctaaaattagaaataataacgTTTTACTTTCTCAGAAGATCAGAAAAGCCATTTCTTAATACTAAAGAAGATAGAAAACTATTCATTACTACACAACAAAGAATTCAAGAgaatcagccaggtgcggtggctcaagcctgtaatcccagcactttgggaggcgggcggatcacgaggtcaggagatcaagaccatcctggctaacacggtgaaaccccgtctctactaaaaatacaaaaa
This genomic window contains:
- the FCGR2A gene encoding low affinity immunoglobulin gamma Fc region receptor II-a isoform X3, coding for MTMETQMSQNVCPRNLWLLQPLTVLLLLASADSQAAPPKAVLKLEPPWINVLQEDSVTLTCRGARSPESDSIQWFHNGNLIPTHTQPSYRFKANNNDSGEYTCQTGQTSLSDPVHLTVLSEWLVLQTPHLEFQEGETIVLRCHSWKDKPLVKVTFFQNGKSQKFSHLDPNFSIPQANHSHSGDYHCTGNIGYTLFSSKPVTITVQANSTDPVKAAQFEPPGRQMIAIRKRQLEETNNDYETADGGYMTLNPRAPTDDDKNIYLTLPPNDHVNSNN
- the FCGR2A gene encoding low affinity immunoglobulin gamma Fc region receptor II-a isoform X2 produces the protein MTMETQMSQNVCPRNLWLLQPLTVLLLLASADSQAAAPPKAVLKLEPPWINVLQEDSVTLTCRGARSPESDSIQWFHNGNLIPTHTQPSYRFKANNNDSGEYTCQTGQTSLSDPVHLTVLSEWLVLQTPHLEFQEGETIVLRCHSWKDKPLVKVTFFQNGKSQKFSHLDPNFSIPQANHSHSGDYHCTGNIGYTLFSSKPVTITVQANSTDPVKAAQFEPPGRQMIAIRKRQLEETNNDYETADGGYMTLNPRAPTDDDKNIYLTLPPNDHVNSNN
- the FCGR2A gene encoding low affinity immunoglobulin gamma Fc region receptor II-a isoform X1 — translated: MTMETQMSQNVCPRNLWLLQPLTVLLLLASADSQAAAPPKAVLKLEPPWINVLQEDSVTLTCRGARSPESDSIQWFHNGNLIPTHTQPSYRFKANNNDSGEYTCQTGQTSLSDPVHLTVLSEWLVLQTPHLEFQEGETIVLRCHSWKDKPLVKVTFFQNGKSQKFSHLDPNFSIPQANHSHSGDYHCTGNIGYTLFSSKPVTITVQAPSVGSSSPVGIIVAVVIATAVAAIVAAVVALIYCRKKRISANSTDPVKAAQFEPPGRQMIAIRKRQLEETNNDYETADGGYMTLNPRAPTDDDKNIYLTLPPNDHVNSNN
- the FCGR2A gene encoding low affinity immunoglobulin gamma Fc region receptor II-a precursor (The RefSeq protein has 2 substitutions compared to this genomic sequence), which gives rise to MAMETQMSQNVCPRNLWLLQPLTVLLLLASADSQAAPPKAVLKLEPPWINVLQEDSVTLTCRGARSPESDSIQWFHNGNLIPTHTQPSYRFKANNNDSGEYTCQTGQTSLSDPVHLTVLSEWLVLQTPHLEFQEGETIVLRCHSWKDKPLVKVTFFQNGKSQKFSHLDPNLSIPQANHSHSGDYHCTGNIGYTLFSSKPVTITVQAPSVGSSSPVGIIVAVVIATAVAAIVAAVVALIYCRKKRISANSTDPVKAAQFEPPGRQMIAIRKRQLEETNNDYETADGGYMTLNPRAPTDDDKNIYLTLPPNDHVNSNN